Proteins encoded together in one Hevea brasiliensis isolate MT/VB/25A 57/8 chromosome 16, ASM3005281v1, whole genome shotgun sequence window:
- the LOC110656090 gene encoding uncharacterized protein LOC110656090 isoform X1 gives MRAFSGDSRPSNNVLDTINAAASAIASAENRVPQATVQVDFCLAKACCFSMRCLVLKKKRWGSWWNVYWCFGYQRHRKRIGHAVLVPETSAPGNDSSVAENRTQAPPITLPFVAPPSSPASFLQSEPPSASQSPAGVLSLTSISANIYSPIGPASIFAIGPYAHETQLVSPPVFSTFTTEPSTAPFTPPPESVHLTTPSSPEVPFAQLLDPSVRNGEAGLRFPLSNYEFQCYQLYPGSPVGQLISPSSGISGSGTSSPFPDGEFAAGGAHFLDFRMANPPKLLNLDKLSTHEWGSRQGSGTLTPDAARPTSCSFPLDCQFSDFISHSHSDNGKQNDEVAVRRVSFELTDEDVLRCVEQKPSSPVKVIPDSMENGIAAGREENSTEIVNNFESRVVKTSNDTREKASTGEEKVTQHQKHRSITLGSLKEFNFDNADGVDSHKPNTGPDWWANGSESDVGKEDGVTKNWFFPVMQPSVG, from the exons ATGAGAGCTTTTAGTGGAGATTCCAGACCTTCTAACAACGTTCTCGACACCATAAACGCTGCCGCCTCAGCGATCGCTTCCGCTGAGAATCGTGTTCCTCAAGCTACGGTTCAG GTTGACTTCTGTTTGGCGAAAGCATGTTGCTTTAGCATGAGATGTTTAGTTTTGAAG AAGAAAAGATGGGGAAGCTGGTGGAATGTATACTGGTGCTTTGGATATCAGAGACACAGAAAGAGAATTGGGCATGCAGTCCTTGTTCCTGAAACATCTGCTCCTGGAAATGATTCTTCTGTAGCTGAAAATCGAACCCAAGCACCTCCAATCACACTTCCCTTTGTTGCACCTCCCTCATCTCCTGCATCTTTCCTTCAATCAGAACCTCCTTCTGCTTCACAGTCACCAGCTGGTGTGCTGTCACTCACCTCTATATCCGCCAATATTTACTCTCCTATTGGGCCTGCCTCCATTTTTGCTATAGGTCCTTATGCCCATGAAACCCAGTTAGTCTCACCACCTGTATTCTCAACTTTCACCACTGAACCATCAACTGCTCCTTTCACTCCGCCTCCTGAGTCTGTACACTTGACTACACCTTCCTCACCTGAGGTACCTTTTGCTCAGCTACTTGACCCCAGCGTCAGGAATGGCGAGGCTGGTCTGCGGTTCCCACTATCAAACTATGAATTTCAGTGTTACCAACTTTATCCTGGAAGCCCAGTTGGCCAGCTTATTTCACCTAGCTCAGGCATATCTGGATCAGGCACGTCATCTCCGTTCCCCGATGGAGAGTTTGCTGCTGGTGGCGCTCACTTTCTTGATTTCCGAATGGCTAACCCTCCAAAACTCTTGAACCTTGATAAGCTTTCCACTCATGAATGGGGATCGCGCCAAGGTTCAGGAACTTTGACCCCAGATGCTGCAAGGCCCACATCTTGCAGCTTTCCTCTGGATTGTCAATTTTCTGATTTCATATCACATTCACATTCAGACAATGGCAAGCAGAATGATGAAGTTGCCGTTCGTAGAGTCTCATTTGAATTAACTGATGAAGATGTTTTGAGATGTGTGGAACAGAAGCCATCATCCCCTGTGAAAGTCATTCCAGATTCCATGGAAAATGGAATAGCAGCTGGTAGAGAAGAAAATTCCACTGAAATAGTCAACAATTTTGAGTCCCGTGTTGTCAAAACATCTAATGACACCCGAGAGAAAGCTTCAACAGGTGAGGAAAAGGTAACACAACATCAGAAACATCGGTCCATAACTCTTGGATCTCTCAAAGAATTCAACTTTGATAATGCTGATGGAGTAGATTCTCATAAGCCTAATACTGGTCCAGACTGGTGGGCCAATGGAAGTGAAAGTGACGTTGGGAAGGAAGATGGAGTTACCAAGAATTGGTTCTTTCCTGTGATGCAGCCAAGTGTGGGTTAG
- the LOC110656090 gene encoding uncharacterized protein LOC110656090 isoform X2: MRAFSGDSRPSNNVLDTINAAASAIASAENRVPQATVQKKRWGSWWNVYWCFGYQRHRKRIGHAVLVPETSAPGNDSSVAENRTQAPPITLPFVAPPSSPASFLQSEPPSASQSPAGVLSLTSISANIYSPIGPASIFAIGPYAHETQLVSPPVFSTFTTEPSTAPFTPPPESVHLTTPSSPEVPFAQLLDPSVRNGEAGLRFPLSNYEFQCYQLYPGSPVGQLISPSSGISGSGTSSPFPDGEFAAGGAHFLDFRMANPPKLLNLDKLSTHEWGSRQGSGTLTPDAARPTSCSFPLDCQFSDFISHSHSDNGKQNDEVAVRRVSFELTDEDVLRCVEQKPSSPVKVIPDSMENGIAAGREENSTEIVNNFESRVVKTSNDTREKASTGEEKVTQHQKHRSITLGSLKEFNFDNADGVDSHKPNTGPDWWANGSESDVGKEDGVTKNWFFPVMQPSVG, encoded by the exons ATGAGAGCTTTTAGTGGAGATTCCAGACCTTCTAACAACGTTCTCGACACCATAAACGCTGCCGCCTCAGCGATCGCTTCCGCTGAGAATCGTGTTCCTCAAGCTACGGTTCAG AAGAAAAGATGGGGAAGCTGGTGGAATGTATACTGGTGCTTTGGATATCAGAGACACAGAAAGAGAATTGGGCATGCAGTCCTTGTTCCTGAAACATCTGCTCCTGGAAATGATTCTTCTGTAGCTGAAAATCGAACCCAAGCACCTCCAATCACACTTCCCTTTGTTGCACCTCCCTCATCTCCTGCATCTTTCCTTCAATCAGAACCTCCTTCTGCTTCACAGTCACCAGCTGGTGTGCTGTCACTCACCTCTATATCCGCCAATATTTACTCTCCTATTGGGCCTGCCTCCATTTTTGCTATAGGTCCTTATGCCCATGAAACCCAGTTAGTCTCACCACCTGTATTCTCAACTTTCACCACTGAACCATCAACTGCTCCTTTCACTCCGCCTCCTGAGTCTGTACACTTGACTACACCTTCCTCACCTGAGGTACCTTTTGCTCAGCTACTTGACCCCAGCGTCAGGAATGGCGAGGCTGGTCTGCGGTTCCCACTATCAAACTATGAATTTCAGTGTTACCAACTTTATCCTGGAAGCCCAGTTGGCCAGCTTATTTCACCTAGCTCAGGCATATCTGGATCAGGCACGTCATCTCCGTTCCCCGATGGAGAGTTTGCTGCTGGTGGCGCTCACTTTCTTGATTTCCGAATGGCTAACCCTCCAAAACTCTTGAACCTTGATAAGCTTTCCACTCATGAATGGGGATCGCGCCAAGGTTCAGGAACTTTGACCCCAGATGCTGCAAGGCCCACATCTTGCAGCTTTCCTCTGGATTGTCAATTTTCTGATTTCATATCACATTCACATTCAGACAATGGCAAGCAGAATGATGAAGTTGCCGTTCGTAGAGTCTCATTTGAATTAACTGATGAAGATGTTTTGAGATGTGTGGAACAGAAGCCATCATCCCCTGTGAAAGTCATTCCAGATTCCATGGAAAATGGAATAGCAGCTGGTAGAGAAGAAAATTCCACTGAAATAGTCAACAATTTTGAGTCCCGTGTTGTCAAAACATCTAATGACACCCGAGAGAAAGCTTCAACAGGTGAGGAAAAGGTAACACAACATCAGAAACATCGGTCCATAACTCTTGGATCTCTCAAAGAATTCAACTTTGATAATGCTGATGGAGTAGATTCTCATAAGCCTAATACTGGTCCAGACTGGTGGGCCAATGGAAGTGAAAGTGACGTTGGGAAGGAAGATGGAGTTACCAAGAATTGGTTCTTTCCTGTGATGCAGCCAAGTGTGGGTTAG
- the LOC110656090 gene encoding uncharacterized protein LOC110656090 isoform X3 — MRCLVLKKKRWGSWWNVYWCFGYQRHRKRIGHAVLVPETSAPGNDSSVAENRTQAPPITLPFVAPPSSPASFLQSEPPSASQSPAGVLSLTSISANIYSPIGPASIFAIGPYAHETQLVSPPVFSTFTTEPSTAPFTPPPESVHLTTPSSPEVPFAQLLDPSVRNGEAGLRFPLSNYEFQCYQLYPGSPVGQLISPSSGISGSGTSSPFPDGEFAAGGAHFLDFRMANPPKLLNLDKLSTHEWGSRQGSGTLTPDAARPTSCSFPLDCQFSDFISHSHSDNGKQNDEVAVRRVSFELTDEDVLRCVEQKPSSPVKVIPDSMENGIAAGREENSTEIVNNFESRVVKTSNDTREKASTGEEKVTQHQKHRSITLGSLKEFNFDNADGVDSHKPNTGPDWWANGSESDVGKEDGVTKNWFFPVMQPSVG; from the exons ATGAGATGTTTAGTTTTGAAG AAGAAAAGATGGGGAAGCTGGTGGAATGTATACTGGTGCTTTGGATATCAGAGACACAGAAAGAGAATTGGGCATGCAGTCCTTGTTCCTGAAACATCTGCTCCTGGAAATGATTCTTCTGTAGCTGAAAATCGAACCCAAGCACCTCCAATCACACTTCCCTTTGTTGCACCTCCCTCATCTCCTGCATCTTTCCTTCAATCAGAACCTCCTTCTGCTTCACAGTCACCAGCTGGTGTGCTGTCACTCACCTCTATATCCGCCAATATTTACTCTCCTATTGGGCCTGCCTCCATTTTTGCTATAGGTCCTTATGCCCATGAAACCCAGTTAGTCTCACCACCTGTATTCTCAACTTTCACCACTGAACCATCAACTGCTCCTTTCACTCCGCCTCCTGAGTCTGTACACTTGACTACACCTTCCTCACCTGAGGTACCTTTTGCTCAGCTACTTGACCCCAGCGTCAGGAATGGCGAGGCTGGTCTGCGGTTCCCACTATCAAACTATGAATTTCAGTGTTACCAACTTTATCCTGGAAGCCCAGTTGGCCAGCTTATTTCACCTAGCTCAGGCATATCTGGATCAGGCACGTCATCTCCGTTCCCCGATGGAGAGTTTGCTGCTGGTGGCGCTCACTTTCTTGATTTCCGAATGGCTAACCCTCCAAAACTCTTGAACCTTGATAAGCTTTCCACTCATGAATGGGGATCGCGCCAAGGTTCAGGAACTTTGACCCCAGATGCTGCAAGGCCCACATCTTGCAGCTTTCCTCTGGATTGTCAATTTTCTGATTTCATATCACATTCACATTCAGACAATGGCAAGCAGAATGATGAAGTTGCCGTTCGTAGAGTCTCATTTGAATTAACTGATGAAGATGTTTTGAGATGTGTGGAACAGAAGCCATCATCCCCTGTGAAAGTCATTCCAGATTCCATGGAAAATGGAATAGCAGCTGGTAGAGAAGAAAATTCCACTGAAATAGTCAACAATTTTGAGTCCCGTGTTGTCAAAACATCTAATGACACCCGAGAGAAAGCTTCAACAGGTGAGGAAAAGGTAACACAACATCAGAAACATCGGTCCATAACTCTTGGATCTCTCAAAGAATTCAACTTTGATAATGCTGATGGAGTAGATTCTCATAAGCCTAATACTGGTCCAGACTGGTGGGCCAATGGAAGTGAAAGTGACGTTGGGAAGGAAGATGGAGTTACCAAGAATTGGTTCTTTCCTGTGATGCAGCCAAGTGTGGGTTAG